One window of Quercus robur chromosome 5, dhQueRobu3.1, whole genome shotgun sequence genomic DNA carries:
- the LOC126728379 gene encoding dynamin-related protein 4C-like produces MAGGKSTASSVKKKSSTVVQREDENSLALIQAVQDAPITSSYNDRIRPLLDTVDKLRHLMVTREGIQLPTIVVVGDQSSGKSSVLESLAGIHLPRGQGICTRVPLIMRLQHQPLPQPELFLEFNGKVVRTDEEHVSEAINLATDEIAGLGKGISNAPLTLEVRKNGVPDLTMVDLPGITRVPVHGQPENIYDQIKEIIMEYITPEESIILNVLSATVDFTTCESIRMSQMVDKTGERTLAVVTKSDKAPEGLLEKVTADDVNIGLGYVCVRNRIGEESYAEARVEEARLFETHPQLSKIDNSIVGIPVLAQKLVQIQAASIARNLPAIVKSINDKLAMNVAELKRMPPKMSSVSEAMTAFMQIIGLAKESLRKILVRGEFDEYPDLQNMHCTARLVEMLNQYSDELHKHAETKPAKNFLMEEIMVLEEAKGIGLPNFLPRTAFLTILQKKVKGISSIPISFAEKVWNYVEEVVISVIMQHSENYYQLQLSFRRAGHNLIAKMKERSVNWVMEIVEMEKLTDYTCNPEYLSDWNTLMSQQDAFMKDVLTNEERPAKIKLNSFGEIEVGKLRDYPHVLQQAFDMKMRMTAYWKIVLKRLVDCMALHLLLSVGNLVNREFEIEIVNELMGPGGGIERMLEESPAVAAKRLKINKSIQLLKKSKEVVAKIMDKVGTAD; encoded by the coding sequence ATGGCAGGAGGGAAGAGTACTGCTTCTTCTGTTAAAAAGAAATCTAGCACTGTTGTACAACGTGAAGATGAAAATTCACTTGCACTAATCCAAGCAGTCCAAGATGCTCCCATCACTTCATCCTACAATGATCGTATTCGTCCACTCCTTGATACAGTTGACAAGCTCCGTCACCTTATGGTCACAAGAGAAGGCATACAGCTCCCCACCATTGTGGTTGTTGGCGACCAATCATCGGGAAAATCTAGCGTCCTTGAATCACTTGCCGGTATCCACCTTCCCCGTGGTCAGGGAATTTGCACGAGGGTACCTTTAATAATGAGGCTTCAGCACCAGCCACTTCCTCAACCTGAACTTTTCTTAGAATTCAATGGAAAAGTTGTTAGAACAGATGAAGAACATGTTTCTGAGGCCATCAATCTTGCCACTGATGAGATTGCCGGCCTTGGGAAGGGGATTTCTAACGCTCCTTTAACATTGGAGGTGAGAAAAAATGGTGTTCCTGATTTAACAATGGTTGATCTCCCTGGAATTACTAGGGTGCCCGTGCATGGCCAGCCTGAAAATATCTATGACCAGATAAAGGAGATTATCATGGAGTATATTACTCCTGAAGAGAGTATTATACTCAATGTTCTTTCAGCGACAGTGGATTTCACTACTTGTGAATCAATCAGGATGTCACAGATGGTGGACAAGACTGGTGAGAGGACTCTTGCTGTTGTTACTAAGTCCGACAAGGCTCCTGAAGGGCTACTTGAGAAGGTTACTGCTGACGATGTCAATATTGGGCTTGGCTATGTCTGTGTTAGGAATCGGATAGGAGAAGAATCTTATGCAGAGGCGCGAGTTGAAGAGGCAAGACTTTTTGAAACTCATCCCCAGCTTTCCAAAATCGATAATTCTATTGTTGGAATTCCTGTTCTGGCACAAAAGCTGGTGCAAATTCAAGCAGCTAGTATAGCGAGAAATTTGCCCGCTATTGTGAAGAGCATTAATGACAAGTTGGCCATGAATGTTGCTGAACTGAAAAGAATGCCCCCGAAGATGTCATCTGTTTCTGAGGCAATGACAGCTTTCATGCAGATCATTGGATTAGCAAAAGAATCATTACGCAAAATCCTTGTGAGAGGAGAATTTGATGAATACCCAGATCTTCAAAACATGCATTGCACTGCTCGGTTGGTAGAAATGCTCAACCAGTATTCTGATGAACTTCACAAGCACGCTGAAACGAAGCCAGCAAAGAACTTTCTGATGGAGGAGATTATGGTTTTGGAGGAAGCCAAAGGTATTGGACTGCCGAATTTTCTTCCCCGCACTGCCTTCCTCACTATCCTACAGAAAAAGGTGAAAGGCATATCGAGTATACCGATTAGTTTTGCTGAGAAGGTCTGGAACTATGTTGAGGAAGTTGTCATTTCTGTCATAATGCAACACTCTGAAAACTATTACCAACTGCAGTTATCTTTTAGGCGTGCTGGGCATAATCTTATAGCCAAGATGAAAGAGCGCTCAGTCAACTGGGTCATGGAGATCGTTGAAATGGAAAAGCTGACAGATTATACTTGTAATCCAGAGTACTTGTCTGATTGGAATACTCTAATGTCTCAACAAGATGCATTCATGAAGGATGTCTTGACCAATGAAGAAAGGCCTGCAAAGATAAAGCTTAATAGTTTTGGTGAGATTGAAGTTGGGAAACTTAGGGACTATCCACATGTTCTGCAACAGGCTTTTGATATGAAGATGAGAATGACTGCATACTGGAAAATTGTGTTAAAAAGATTGGTTGACTGCATGGCTCTACATTTACTTCTCAGTGTTGGAAATTTGGTTAACAGAGAGTTTGAAATTGAGATTGTGAATGAATTGATGGGCCCTGGTGGTGGAATTGAAAGGATGCTGGAGGAATCACCTGCAGTTGCTGCAAAGCGACTGAAAATAAACAAGAGTATACAGCTGCTTAAGAAGTCCAAAGAAGTTGTTGCCAAGATCATGGACAAGGTTGGCACCGCTGATTAG
- the LOC126728380 gene encoding lactoylglutathione lyase GLX1-like, whose protein sequence is MEETAGLKIWECEDYGVSSYHIGTGFGHFAIATPNVYKLVEDIRAKGDVVTREPGPIKGGQSVIAFVKDPYGYVFELQRGPTPEPLCQVMLRVGDLETTGTIYFKRIFAHGCVYFIRTLVIITMFL, encoded by the exons ATGGAGGAGACTGCCGGCCTTAAAATCTGGGAATGTGAGG ATTATGGTGTGTCTTCATATCATATTGGAACTGGTTTTGGTCATTTTGCTATTGCAACTCCAAAT GTTTACAAGTTGGTTGAAGACATCCGGGCCAAGGGTGATGTTGTCACTAGAGAGCCTGGTCCTATTAAAGGTGGACAATCTGTTATTGCCTTTGTGAAGGATCCTTATGGTTATGTTTTTGAGCTTCAAAGAGGTCCAACTCCTGAGCCACTCTGTCAAGTAATGCTTCGTGTTGGCGATTTGGAAACTACTGGCACCATCTATTTTAAGCGAATCTTTGCCCATGGATGTGTATATTTTATTAGAACTCTTGTTATTATTACTATGTTCTTGTAA